tctgttcgagtgcgtgcgttcatgtgtttgcgtgtgagagtgtgtggattattgcgcgcgcgcgcgcgcacacacacacacacacacacacacacacacacacacacgcacacgcacgcacacacaaacacatacacacacacacacacacacacacacacacacatacacacacagagtgagagagagagagaacaaaccacctcctccaccaccttcaaaCCTTCCACCACCGTCCCTACGCTCTCCACTTCTCCGCCACCCTACCCTATtaacccccacccaaaccccgcCTCCGGCCAaaatctccctcctcccctcacccacccactcactccccaCCACGACCACCCCATCCCATACCCTTATCCCCTcctgtcctcccctcctcccccccgccccgccccccaccccccactcccactcctcctcctcaccttgtCGCTCCCTCAAATCTACTTTCCCAACTATATCGGACAACTACAGAAAAGTAATTCTAATTCAAggtcttttttttcgtcttcttcacgAAACCAGTCAATTGCCATTGTGCAAGTCGACACAAAAGAGATGTGGCGGCGATCTTAATAAGTCTGTGGAGTCTTTCAAAAACTGCGGAGTGTCTCATGAAagggtctaaaaaaaaaaaaaattaaataaattttaaaaaaggtcaGCGGCGTTCTTTTGTCACACGTATGTCGTACCAGTGCTTGCGCAGAAAAGAGAGGAGCTTATTCTTTTTttgaggggaggggacgggggaggggaatgagagaggggcgggggggggggtcgaagaaTTTGTTGCGTGAGATGTTATGCCTGGGCTTGTGgctcaggatttttttttaaattcatttgaaAGAAATAAAGTTTCAATCATCATCCttaccggtttttttttgttggttggttggttgttgttgttttttttgttttgtttttttgttttttttcgttcgtttgtttgttttgttttttgttttttgtttttgggtgggtgggggggggggcttgttttttggtgtggttttttttttgttttttttaagatcacGTCTTTTGTGTTGCTttattttgtggggggggggggggagagggagggttatCGGGGCGAGggaggatgtggggaggggggggttagagatGGTGGGGAGGCTGAgaatggtggtgggtgtgctCTGCCCAGACTTGtgagagggtgttgtgtgtgtgtgtgtgtgtgtgtgtgtgtgtgtgtgtgtgtgtgtgtgtgtgtgtgtgtgtgtgtttgtgagagagagagagagagaagtaatgggAGGCGGACAGGTGTAGAGGTTGGagtttgggggtggtgtgtgtgtgtgtgtgtgtgtgtgtgtgcgcgcgcgcgcgcgtgtgtgtatgtgtgtgtgggcatgcgcgcgcgcacacatatgtgtgccacacacctctctctctctttctttctttctttctttcagtctgtctttctctgtgtatctgtatgtatgtgtgtatctgaatgggtctctctgtgtcattggaAACATGCTGTGAAGCTTGTGTGCATATTACTGCATATCTTcactcacatatatacagacacgcacgaacacacacacacacacacacacacacacacacacacacacacacacacacacacacacacacacacacacacacacacacacacacacacacacacctgcacgtgaCGCGGGACGGGTCAGTGCGGTTGTTCTCCGGGAAACGTGCCTGTcatcagtgtccagtgtccagcagTCCACTCTGACCTCGTCCGTATGGAACAAGACAAGATATGTTTATTTCGGGAAACTCCGTTGTGATATACTATATGggaatgttacatatttcatgtgacTAATACAAATTTAAAATATAAAAGACGTTTGGCATTGtctttcatgtaactaatacaaaacaaacaaaaaaccgtgaaAGACGTTTGGCGTTGTCTTATTAACTTGCACACTAGCTTACAATGGCTACACCAAATGATCTGTTGAAAGATTCATTTTTTGGACTCCATTGTGGTATCTACATGAAAATGTTacgtatttcatgtaactaagaccaaaaaaatatgaaaagaagCTTGGCATTGTCTTAGTAACTTGCACTTTCGATAACAATGGCTATACCAAATGATCGGTTAAAAGATACATTTGGAACCTATTTTGGCATACAAAATCAAAATGTTacgtatttcatgtaactaataccaaaaaaaaaaaatgtaaaagacTTTTGGCATTGTCTTATTAACTTGCACAATCGATCACAATAGCTATACCAAATGATCGGTTAAAAGATGCATTTAGAGAAAGAAACAGCACCATTGTTAAAAATGTCAGAGGCGACTGTGCATTTATCCCAGATGCAAACAAGACAAATTTACTGGTACCAGAAGAGTTTGAAGACACGTCGAGTCAAAGTGGTGCACCTTGTTTGTCGTGATAAATCAAAATGCATTCATTAGGCTATGATGTTAACCCATGGTGTTAACCAATGGTGTTAAGCCATGGTGTTAACCCATGATGTTAACCCATGATGTTGATCTATGGTGTTAACCCCTGGTGTTATCCATGATGGTGTTAACATATGGTGTTAAACTATGATGTTAACATATGGTGTTAACCCATGATGTTAACCATAGTGTTAACCGATGGTGTTAACCCATGATATTAACCCATGACGTTAATCACTGGTGTTAACCATGATGTTAACCACGGTGTTAACCCTTGATGTTAACCACTGGTGTTAACCCCTGGTGGTGGGGTAAAAAACCAACACGTCTGGGGGTCACATGAAAtccaaggatgtgtgtgtgtgtgtgtgtgtgtgtgtgtgtgtatgtctgtgtgtgtctgtgtgtctgtgtgtctgtgtctgtttctgtgtgagcgcgcgcgtatgtgtgtgtgtgtgtgtgtgtgtgtgtatctgtatttgtgtcagtgtgtgtgtgtgtttgtgtgtgtgtgtgtgtgtgtgtgtgtgtgtgttcattgaaggtttttaatgttttgtgaagtTTCCGATGGTTATGATTTAATTCATATTTGATATATGCAGAAGTGATTATATGCACTATTGTTTTTGGTTTGATATATTATGTTTTCTTAATATTTGATTTTTAATCTAAGTAATCAAGTAATTATTATTCGAAGCCCATCGCTTTGTTTTCATTTACTTGTTGCTTTGCgacagtgttgctgttgttgtcaggaTGTATGGATGAACGACATCATAACAATTGTGAACACTGGTGCAATCAAATCTCTTGCCAGATTTTtaagttgttggggggggggggggggtatcatagaaacaaacaaaaacaaatcaacacacacaacacaactcaatacagcacagcacagcacacacaatacaatacaatgaaataagatGCGATGtggtacgatacgacacgattcGATACAATGCGATAAGATACGATGCGATTTGATGTTATGCGATTCAGcatagcacagcaaagcacaatacaacacgatacactatgatacttgttgttgttggcatccgtctgtctcgggagacaatggaactctgcgcctggttcagtcaagtAATTAAGTTACAGCGCCTACTGTgcctgtacagtccgattctggatcggcagaAAGTCGGCAGATCGGTGAAAGtcgcgcctggctcagagggtacggatactgccctctgccgtctgcgctctcctccctcttcccagcGCTGTTCTCTCTTCGcctcgctcctctggacacatCCCTTCACgatccttctccagctgttgcggtcttcagccaccacctcccaacctgctgggtccatgtcgcctgccctcatgtctcgtttgcagacgtccctgtagtGTGGGACAGGTCTTCCTGtaggtctggaaccagtggcgagcACGCGATAAAGGATGTTCTTGGGGATTCGCCCGTCATCCATTCGTCTGACGTGGCCGAGCCACCGCAGACGGCGCTgggtcaggagtgcaaacatgctggagatgcctgcctggtcaaAGACTTTTTTGTTTGGTACGCGGTCTTGCCACGTTATGCCCAGAATTCCCCTGAGGTTGCGCAGGTGAAAGGTGTTGAGTCTACATTCTTGGCGAGAGGagagggtccatgtctcgctgACGTAGAGCAGAGTGCTGAGCACACATGCTTGGTACATCTGCGTCTTGGTGTTGACGGTCAGCATGGAATTGTCCCAGACCATCTTTGCCAGGTGGGCCATGGCTGTAGCTGCTTTGCCAATCCGCTTGTTGAGTTCGGCGTTTAAGGTGAGGCTACTGGAGATGGTAGAGCCGAGGTATGACACTATGTTACGACACGATAATATACGAATCGATACGATGCGACGGTTATTCGTACAAGAGCTGTAAATTCAGTGTATGCAGCTGAAGTGTTTGGAAACGAGAATGTATTTGAAACATAATACGCGGTTGTAGAATCTGATTGGTCGTGTTCATGGATTTGTCAAAGTTCTTGTGGGTGAGGTTTGTATACTGacgagtgttctctctctctctctctctctctctctctctctctctctctctctgtgtgtgtgtgtgtgtgtgtgtgtgtgtgtgtgtgtgtgtgtgtgtgtgtgtgtgtgtgtgtgtgtgtttgttgttgttggggtgtttttattttttacagtaATGCGCGATTTCTTTGCGTACATTCCTATCAGGGTGATTTTTTCTTTCGGGTGTTCTACACAGATGGTGTAGTCGATCGGTGAGTCCACGCTGCACGAGATCGTTGACTATTCGTAACGTCTGCAGATCCTGTGGCCGCGGGCCTCTGCAAGTGACAAAATCCAAACGGCATCAGGATTTCCCATAGACTGATACAGACTCGTTCCTGCTGAACGATAGTATGTACTGTGTTGAATTtgcattctttttttcatgtctagTACTCTCTTTACACAataaaaaggcggcaatacaggGGCATTGAGGACTcgtgacctgggtgtggcccggcccccttagagtgttaGTAGTTAAGTGCCGAaatacttgactgaggggggcttctcagAAGACTTTTTCTATCCAGCTCATcctggaggttgtttttttttttttttctttttttttaccataataGAATGCACCGCAAaagaacgcaacacaacacaacacagcacaatacagcacaatacaacacaatatacaatacaatacaataagatttGGAGCGATCTAATGTGATGTGATACATCATTAtgcgagacaagacaaaactagataagacaagaccagaccagataacacgatacgatacgaagcgatgcgatacgatacgatacgataagacacGATCGATGGTATgcgatacagcacagcacagcactacacagcacaatacaataagatacaatattataccatatcataccatacgaaGCGACTGTTGTTCGTACAAGATCTGTGAATTAAAGTACCATTAAAGTGTTTGGAAACGAGAATGTCTTTGAAATATAATGTGCGGTTGTAGAGTCTGGTTGGATACGTTTGTGTCGCATTTTAAAAAGTTTGTCAAATGTCCAGGCGGTGAGGTTTGTAGATCGACAAAATTAACGTGTACTAAAATAATGCATGATTTATTTGCATTCATATCAATCAGAATGAATGTTTCTTTCACGTGTTCTATACAGATGGTGCAGACGATTAGAGACACGTTGCACGACATCGTTGACTGTTTGTAACATCTGCAAATCCTGCCGGCACTGGCTTCTGTAAGTGGCAACATCCAAACGGCATCAGGATTTTCCACAAACTGATACAAATCTCCGCTTTCTCAACGATAGCATGTACAGCGTAGCActggtggtatatatatatatatatataaataaaattatagagagagaggtataggtatatatatatatttatagagagaggtataggtatgtatatatatatatatgtgtgtgtgtgtgtgtgtgtgtgtgtgtgtgtgtgtgtgtgtgtgtgtgtgt
The sequence above is a segment of the Babylonia areolata isolate BAREFJ2019XMU chromosome 19, ASM4173473v1, whole genome shotgun sequence genome. Coding sequences within it:
- the LOC143294160 gene encoding uncharacterized protein LOC143294160 — its product is MAHLAKMVWDNSMLTVNTKTQMYQACVLSTLLYVSETWTLSSRQECRLNTFHLRNLRGILGITWQDRVPNKKVFDQAGISSMFALLTQRRLRWLGHVRRMDDGRIPKNILYRVLATGSRPTGRPVPHYRDGLTPVVNIKG